The following proteins are co-located in the Silene latifolia isolate original U9 population chromosome 1, ASM4854445v1, whole genome shotgun sequence genome:
- the LOC141596231 gene encoding serine/threonine-protein kinase 12-like produces MAVISELKSSESFSVGKKSSMAPTINTTSLSPEKKFMDASKIEEGVRLMFMANEGDLDGIKEVLDNGIDVNFKDIDSRTPLHIAACQGLTDVVQLLLSRGADVDPKDRWGSTPLADAICYKNQDVIKLLEKHGAKPPLAPMHVQSYREVPEYEIDPSELDFSNSIEITKGTYRMALWRGTEVAVKTLGDEVLMDEDRVEAFRDELALLQKIRHPNVVQFLGAVTQSSPMMIVTEFLPKGDLCMFLKRKGALKPFIAVKFALDIARGMNYLHENKPEAIIHRDLEPSNILRDDSGHLKVADFGLSKLLIFSKAVREDKPSLSQETSWRYVAPELYKNEEYDTKVDVFSFALILQEMIEGCPPFVSKPGKEVAKVYCSNVRPPFKAPAKHYAHGLKELIEQCWNEKPHVRPTFKEILSTLGEINKVLDQRRRLKSGFGCFTILRRRRNDRHSGENSHSSNSIIR; encoded by the exons ATGGCCGTAATCTCGGAGCTGAAATCGTCGGAAAGTTTCTCGGTAGGTAAGAAATCATCAATGGCGCCGACGATAAATACGACGTCGTTATCACCGGAAAAGAAATTTATGGACGCGTCGAAGATAGAGGAAGGAGTTAGGTTGATGTTCATGGCGAACGAAGGTGATTTGGATGGGATTAAGGAGGTTTTGGATAACGGCATTGATGTTAATTTCAAGGATATTGATTCCAGGACTCCTCTCCATATCGCCGCTTGTCAAGGTCTCACCGATGTCGTCCAGTTGTTGCTCAGCCGTGGCGCCGATGTTGATCCTAAAGACCGTTGGGGTAGCACT CCTCTCGCTGATGCAATATGTTACAAAAATCAAGATGTAATTAAGCTTTTGGAGAAACATGGTGCAAAGCCTCCG TTGGCTCCAATGCATGTTCAGAGCTACCGTGAAGTCCCTGAATATGAGATTGATCCGAGTGAGCTTGATTTTTCGAACAGCATTGAGATTACAAAG GGTACTTATCGCATGGCATTATGGAGAGGGACTGAAGTTGCTGTTAAGACGCTTGGCGATGAGGTACTGATGGATGAAGACAGAGT GGAGGCATTTAGGGATGAGTTAGCACTGCTACAAAAGATACGGCATCCAAATGTTGTCCAATTTCTGGGGGCTGTGACACAGAGTAGCCCAATGATGATTGTTACTGAGTTCTTGCCTAAG GGGGATCTTTGCATGTTTCTTAAAAGAAAAGGTGCGCTGAAGCCATTCATTGCTGTCAAGTTTGCTCTTGATATTGCAAG GGGAATGAATTATTTGCATGAGAACAAACCAGAAGCAATTATACATCGAGATCTTGAGCCCTC AAATATACTGCGTGATGATTCTGGCCATCTAAAAGTTGCAGATTTTGGCTTGAGCAAGCTGCTGATATTTTCAAAGGCAGTTAGGGAAGACAAGCCTTCATTGAGTCAAGAAACTTCCT GGAGATATGTGGCTCCAGAACTGTACAAGAATGAAGAGTACGACACAAAAGTTGATGTGTTTTCTTTTGCCTTGATTCTCCAAGAA ATGATTGAAGGATGCCCCCCTTTTGTATCAAAGCCAGGAAAAGAAGTTGCTAAGGTATATTGTTCAAATGTGCGCCCACCTTTCAAAGCTCCAGCCAAACATTATGCGCATGGACTAAAAGA GTTAATTGAGCAATGCTGGAATGAAAAGCCACATGTGAGGCCGACATTCAAGGAGATACTAAGTACACTGGGGGAAATTAATAAAGTACTTGATCAGAGGAGGCGCCTGAAG TCTGGATTTGGTTGCTTCACTATCTTACGCAGGCGGCGAAACGATCGTCATTCGGGTGAAAATAGTCACTCGTCCAACTCAATAATTAGATGA
- the LOC141596157 gene encoding high affinity nitrate transporter 2.5-like — protein MGTVKGNNDQDPKQFALPVDKEHKSTVFPIFSVTNPHMRAFHLSWVQFFTCFVSSFAAPPLLPIIRDNLNLTATDIGNAGIASVSGAVFARIAMGTACDLVGPRLASASLTLLTAPVVYLTSSADSANGFLLVRFFTGFSLATFVSTQFWMSSMFSPPVVGRANGVSGGWGNLGGGATQLIMPFVYNLIVKIGAKSFTAWRIAFFIPALFQTISAFAVMIFGQDMPDGNYQQLHKSGEKHKDNFTKVMKHGVANYRGWITALCYGYCFGVELTVDNIIAQYFYDRFDLNLHTAGVIAASFGLANLFARPGGGVVSDLLGKKFGMRGRLWGWWIIQTIGGLLCILLGRVSSLSASVAVMVVFSMFVQAACGLTFGVVPFISRRSLGVISGMTGAGGNVGAVITQLIFFKGSRYTTELGITYMGIMIIACSIPITFIYFPQWGGMFCGPKAEVTEVDYYMKEWDSQEQQQDLHQVSLKFADSSRSERGKKVQSASSVDSTPTHV, from the exons ATGGGGACTGTTAAAGGAAATAATGATCAAGACCCAAAACAGTTTGCTCTGCCAGTAGATAAAGAGCATAAATCCACAGTTTTTCCAATATTTTCTGTAACAAACCCTCATATGAGAGCATTTCATCTGTCATGGGTACAATTCTTCACCTGTTTCGTCTCCAGTTTTGCAGCGCCGCCACTGCTGCCTATTATCCGAGACAACCTTAACCTGACAGCCACAGATATTGGAAATGCAGGAATTGCATCAGTTTCAGGTGCAGTTTTTGCTCGTATCGCTATGGGGACTGCCTGTGACTTGGTTGGTCCACGGCTTGCCTCGGCGTCCTTGACCCTTCTCACCGCGCCTGTTGTGTACTTGACATCCAGTGCAGATTCAGCTAACGGGTTTCTTTTGGTCCGGTTTTTCACTGGTTTTTCTTTGGCCACGTTTGTTTCGACCCAGTTCTGGATGAGTTCCATGTTTTCACCTCCTGTAGTGGGTCGCGCCAATGGGGTCTCAG GTGGATGGGGAAACCTTGGAGGAGGTGCAACTCAGCTGATAATGCCATTCGTGTACAATCTCATCGTAAAGATTGGTGCTAAAAGCTTTACTGCTTGGAGGATTGCATTCTTCATACCTGCCCTTTTTCAGACAATTTCGGCTTTTGCAGTAATGATTTTCGGGCAAGACATGCCTGACGGAAACTACCAGCAACTCCACAAGTCAGGTGAGAAGCACAAGGATAATTTCACCAAGGTTATGAAACACGGAGTAGCGAATTACAGGGGTTGGATCACAGCTTTATGCTATGGGTACTGTTTTGGAGTAGAACTGACAGTAGACAATATTATCGCGCAGTATTTCTACGACAGGTTTGATCTGaacctgcacactgctggtgttaTTGCAGCAAGTTTCGGTCTGGCAAATTTATTTGCCAGGCCTGGTGGTGGAGTCGTCTCAGATTTATTAGGGAAGAAGTTCGGGATGAGGGGCCGATTATGGGGGTGGTGGATTATTCAGACGATTGGCGGTCTGCTGTGTATATTATTAGGACGGGTGAGCTCGCTGAGCGCGTCAGTTGCTGTGATGGTTGTGTTCTCTATGTTTGTTCAGGCTGCCTGTGGACTTACTTTTGGAGTTGTCCCTTTTATCTCCAGAAG ATCATTGGGAGTGATATCGGGGATGACCGGAGCAGGTGGAAACGTGGGAGCGGTTATAACACAACTGATTTTCTTCAAAGGATCACGCTACACGACTGAATTGGGGATAACTTACATGGGAATTATGATCATAGCATGTAGCATTCCGATAACCTTCATCTACTTCCCACAGTGGGGAGGAATGTTCTGTGGGCCGAAAGCAGAAGTTACAGAAGTAGATTACTACATGAAAGAATGGGATTCACAGGAACAGCAACAGGACTTACATCAGGTAAGCTTAAAATTCGCTGACAGTAGCAGGAGCGAAAGAGGTAAAAAAGTACAGTCTGCATCCTCAGTAGACAGTACACCAACTCATGTCTAA